The Vampirovibrio chlorellavorus genome has a segment encoding these proteins:
- a CDS encoding caspase family protein, with protein MPPWPRPNGSQLIAPTGAHQAVSGKAFSAPLFGPPIPGDQFTPWRQALTPEGLAFHYYDLGEAYYKASRFGHAIQAYDQYLALKPSDVQVLNKRGVAKAAKKDYVGAIADYSMAIAINPQFYNAYLNRGNLWVYLGDFAQKVGQPETAQRDYQLALNDYGQAVRLNPMNSAAYENRAELYSDLGLHHLALQDKGRVIQLQKMKAPTSLGLPACPPRVALVMGNDDYVGFDNDLQGGPIRDAERVASVLRRQGFYVMTCYNQSGPAMKSQVRQFTNKLRENPGAVSMVYYSGHGGSINGNNYLIPTEFTGSLPPNFEQSAVSVDYLLKELKHANSYFNMIFLDACRTPLMNGPLFRSGKTALKQWETEPGPGLANTWIEYASRPKMPAIQKGNEGLYTKYLVEFMGRPDLNLKEVSMYTSYALESDPTAQREGQHARTQTDLSHTESIAQAFSFARHCANPLPHVRLSTTPWASVSGTSLPGTGFMSAVSTSALPPFSNWS; from the coding sequence GTGCCCCCATGGCCCAGACCCAATGGGTCCCAACTGATTGCGCCCACCGGTGCGCATCAGGCGGTCTCGGGCAAGGCGTTTTCCGCCCCCCTGTTTGGCCCACCCATTCCGGGCGATCAGTTCACCCCCTGGCGGCAGGCGCTCACCCCAGAGGGTTTGGCCTTTCATTACTACGACTTGGGAGAAGCCTACTATAAAGCCAGCCGCTTCGGGCACGCCATTCAGGCTTACGATCAGTATCTGGCCCTGAAGCCCAGCGATGTGCAGGTCCTGAACAAGCGAGGCGTGGCCAAGGCCGCCAAAAAAGATTACGTGGGGGCCATTGCCGACTACAGCATGGCCATTGCCATTAATCCCCAGTTTTATAACGCCTACCTAAACCGGGGTAACCTGTGGGTCTATCTGGGAGATTTCGCCCAGAAAGTGGGACAACCGGAAACCGCCCAGCGGGACTACCAACTGGCACTGAACGACTACGGACAAGCCGTCCGCCTCAACCCCATGAACAGCGCCGCCTACGAAAACCGGGCCGAACTCTACTCGGATCTGGGGCTGCACCACCTGGCCCTGCAGGACAAAGGCCGGGTCATCCAGTTGCAAAAGATGAAGGCCCCCACCTCGCTGGGTTTACCGGCTTGCCCGCCCCGAGTGGCCCTGGTGATGGGCAACGATGACTACGTGGGTTTCGACAATGATTTGCAGGGCGGCCCCATCCGGGATGCCGAGCGGGTGGCCAGTGTACTCCGGCGTCAGGGCTTTTACGTGATGACCTGCTACAACCAAAGCGGTCCGGCCATGAAATCGCAGGTGCGCCAATTCACCAACAAGCTGCGAGAGAACCCGGGGGCCGTGTCCATGGTTTATTATTCCGGGCACGGCGGGTCGATCAATGGCAACAACTACCTCATTCCCACCGAGTTTACCGGTTCTCTCCCTCCTAATTTCGAGCAAAGCGCCGTCTCCGTGGATTACCTGCTAAAAGAACTGAAACACGCCAATAGCTACTTCAACATGATTTTTCTGGATGCCTGCCGCACCCCCCTGATGAACGGCCCCCTGTTTCGCTCCGGCAAAACGGCCCTCAAACAATGGGAAACGGAACCCGGCCCCGGTCTGGCCAACACCTGGATTGAATACGCCTCCCGGCCCAAAATGCCCGCCATCCAGAAGGGCAATGAAGGCCTGTACACCAAGTATCTGGTGGAATTTATGGGCCGCCCGGATCTCAACCTGAAAGAAGTGTCCATGTACACCAGCTACGCCCTGGAAAGCGACCCCACCGCCCAGCGGGAAGGCCAACATGCCCGCACCCAAACCGACTTGTCGCACACAGAAAGCATTGCCCAGGCCTTTTCCTTTGCCCGGCACTGCGCCAATCCCCTGCCGCACGTGCGCTTGTCCACAACGCCATGGGCCAGCGTATCGGGGACCAGCTTGCCGGGGACCGGTTTTATGAGCGCCGTTTCAACCAGCGCTCTGCCGCCCTTTTCTAACTGGTCTTGA
- a CDS encoding SDR family oxidoreductase — protein MQPNEQTILVLGATGYVGGRLVPRLLEAGYRVRAASRSIRKLESRSWGHHPLVELAAVDVTDLASLTGAVQGCTVAYYLVHSMDPSNQDFSEADRQAAANMVQAARDGGLSRIIYLSGLGHDDGDLSKHLKSRTEVAHILSEGPIPVTVLRAAMIIGSGSASFEILRYLVDRLPVMITPKWLSTPCQPIAIRNVLNYLLGCLQHPETTGQTYDIGGEDILTYRQLMEIYSEEARLGHRWIIPIPFFTPTLSSYWIHLVTPVSASIARPLAEGLRNPVVCGESRIREIIPQDLLSVREAIHLALDNIVRQSVESHWTDAGYLPPVETRYPGDPDWSGGTLFKDRRVIRVEGCIDDLWHAIVRIGGENGWYYGNWLWSIRGLLDKLFGGVGSYRGRRDPERVYPGDALDFWRVLNVDEPKRLRLLAEMKVPGLAVLEFLITPLENGQLELAQTAWFAPRGLGGLLYWYAVAPLHNLVFNGMLRGIAKASHRPLLQGPLRTH, from the coding sequence ATGCAACCGAACGAGCAAACCATTCTGGTCCTGGGAGCCACCGGCTATGTGGGGGGCCGTCTGGTGCCCCGTTTGCTGGAGGCTGGCTACCGGGTGCGGGCGGCCAGTCGCTCCATCCGAAAACTGGAAAGCCGCAGTTGGGGGCATCATCCACTGGTGGAACTGGCGGCCGTGGATGTCACCGATTTGGCCTCCCTGACCGGGGCGGTGCAAGGCTGCACGGTGGCCTATTATCTGGTGCATTCCATGGACCCATCCAATCAGGACTTTTCAGAAGCCGATCGGCAGGCTGCGGCCAACATGGTTCAAGCCGCCCGGGACGGGGGACTCAGCCGCATTATTTACCTCAGCGGGCTGGGGCACGATGACGGGGACCTCAGCAAGCACCTCAAATCCCGCACGGAAGTGGCCCATATTCTCAGCGAAGGCCCGATACCCGTCACCGTCTTGCGAGCGGCCATGATCATCGGCTCCGGCAGCGCCTCCTTCGAGATTTTGCGCTATCTGGTGGATCGCCTGCCAGTCATGATTACCCCCAAGTGGTTGTCCACCCCCTGTCAGCCCATCGCCATCCGCAATGTCCTCAATTACCTGCTGGGCTGCTTGCAGCACCCGGAGACCACCGGACAAACCTATGACATCGGCGGGGAAGATATTCTAACCTACCGGCAGCTCATGGAAATTTATTCGGAAGAGGCCCGACTGGGGCATCGCTGGATCATTCCCATTCCCTTTTTTACCCCCACCCTTAGCTCCTACTGGATTCATCTGGTCACCCCGGTCTCGGCCAGCATTGCCCGTCCCCTGGCGGAAGGCCTGCGCAACCCGGTGGTGTGCGGAGAAAGCCGCATTCGGGAGATCATCCCCCAAGACCTGCTCAGTGTGCGAGAAGCCATTCATCTGGCCCTGGACAATATTGTGCGCCAAAGCGTGGAAAGCCACTGGACGGACGCTGGCTATCTACCGCCGGTGGAAACCCGCTACCCCGGGGATCCGGACTGGTCGGGCGGCACGTTGTTCAAGGACCGGCGGGTCATTCGGGTGGAAGGCTGCATTGACGATTTATGGCACGCCATTGTGCGCATTGGCGGGGAAAACGGCTGGTATTACGGCAACTGGCTTTGGAGCATCCGGGGATTGCTGGATAAACTCTTCGGCGGGGTGGGCAGCTACCGGGGACGTCGGGATCCGGAACGAGTCTATCCGGGGGATGCCCTGGACTTCTGGCGGGTGCTGAATGTGGATGAGCCCAAACGGCTGCGCCTGCTGGCGGAAATGAAAGTACCGGGGCTGGCCGTACTGGAGTTTTTAATCACCCCGCTAGAAAACGGCCAACTGGAATTGGCCCAGACCGCCTGGTTCGCCCCCCGTGGGCTGGGCGGCCTGCTGTACTGGTATGCCGTGGCCCCTTTGCACAACCTGGTGTTCAACGGCATGTTACGGGGAATCGCCAAGGCCTCCCACCGGCCGCTCCTGCAGGGCCCCCTACGCACGCATTAA
- a CDS encoding sirohydrochlorin chelatase, which translates to MTSTHTAATRLVLLAHGSRDPRWQAPFVDLLNKARQQLGESAVDLAYMEMCAPSLLDIAEPAYQQGVRQIKVLPLFMSAGGHVSKDLPMLAEQVMMAFDGLEVDILPPVGEHDTVIAAFLSVITQSAQSNCPIS; encoded by the coding sequence ATGACTTCCACCCATACCGCCGCCACCCGTTTAGTATTACTGGCCCATGGCAGCCGAGATCCCCGTTGGCAAGCGCCTTTTGTGGACTTGTTAAACAAGGCCCGCCAGCAACTGGGGGAATCGGCGGTGGATTTGGCCTACATGGAAATGTGCGCCCCTTCCCTGCTGGATATTGCCGAACCGGCCTACCAGCAAGGGGTTCGCCAGATCAAGGTACTGCCCCTGTTTATGTCCGCAGGCGGCCACGTCAGCAAAGATCTGCCCATGCTGGCTGAACAGGTCATGATGGCCTTTGACGGTCTGGAAGTGGACATCCTGCCCCCGGTGGGCGAGCATGACACCGTCATTGCGGCCTTCTTGTCTGTCATTACCCAAAGCGCCCAGAGCAACTGCCCCATCTCCTAA
- a CDS encoding NAD(P)/FAD-dependent oxidoreductase, with product MSHPRIDALIVGAGLAGLTAARLLTQQGLSCQVLEATDSVGGRVKTDEFEGFLLDRGFQVLLSAYPECQALLDYDRLQLKPFYNGSLIWTGQGFEKVADPWRHPWDAVQSVGNSIGTLMDKLKVAKLRQQVLSGSDTACFQSPETTTLAYLQNFGFSEGMIERFFRPFLGGIFLESELATSSRFFEFVFRMFALGDVVLPAHGMQAIPQQLADGLPPGVVRLNNKVARIEPVQSAGQQGGQVTLASGETLSAKAILIATDAADAAELYPTLPQQAFNRVHCLYFAAPTAPLDLPILALNAQPGTLVNNLCVPSLVSPAYAPAGQHLISVSVLRSELSDEALAAAVRQELHGWFGEAVKDWRFLKAYTIRKALPRLTLPESSLSQAPARLTEGIFHCGDYLDTPSINGAMATGRRAAQAILASLKTTVSTP from the coding sequence GGCTTATCCTGTCAGGTTTTGGAAGCCACGGACTCCGTGGGCGGGCGGGTCAAAACCGATGAATTTGAAGGGTTTCTGCTGGATCGGGGCTTTCAGGTGCTGCTGTCCGCTTACCCGGAATGTCAGGCCTTACTGGATTATGACCGGCTGCAACTCAAGCCCTTCTACAATGGTTCCCTAATCTGGACGGGGCAAGGTTTTGAGAAAGTAGCCGACCCCTGGCGGCACCCCTGGGACGCCGTGCAAAGCGTGGGCAATTCCATCGGCACGCTGATGGACAAGTTAAAAGTGGCCAAATTGCGGCAACAGGTTCTCTCCGGCTCAGACACCGCCTGCTTTCAGTCGCCGGAAACCACCACGCTGGCCTATTTACAAAACTTCGGCTTTTCCGAGGGCATGATTGAGCGCTTTTTCCGGCCTTTTCTGGGCGGTATTTTCCTGGAGTCCGAACTGGCCACCTCCAGCCGCTTTTTTGAGTTTGTGTTTCGCATGTTCGCTCTGGGCGATGTGGTGCTGCCCGCCCACGGCATGCAGGCCATCCCCCAGCAGTTGGCCGACGGTTTGCCACCCGGCGTTGTGCGCCTGAACAACAAAGTCGCCCGCATTGAACCGGTTCAGTCAGCAGGTCAGCAAGGCGGACAAGTGACCCTGGCCTCCGGGGAAACGCTGAGCGCCAAGGCCATTTTAATAGCCACCGATGCCGCTGACGCCGCCGAGCTATATCCCACCCTGCCCCAACAAGCCTTTAACCGGGTGCATTGCCTGTATTTCGCCGCCCCCACCGCTCCGCTGGACTTGCCCATTCTGGCCCTGAACGCCCAACCCGGCACTCTGGTGAATAACCTGTGCGTGCCCAGTCTGGTATCGCCCGCTTACGCCCCGGCCGGGCAGCACCTCATCTCCGTGTCGGTATTGCGTTCGGAGTTGAGCGACGAGGCGCTGGCAGCCGCCGTGAGACAGGAACTGCATGGCTGGTTCGGAGAGGCGGTCAAGGACTGGCGCTTCCTGAAAGCCTACACCATCCGCAAGGCCCTGCCCCGGCTGACCCTACCGGAAAGCTCCCTGAGCCAGGCCCCGGCCCGCTTGACTGAGGGGATCTTTCACTGCGGCGATTATCTGGACACCCCGTCCATTAACGGGGCCATGGCCACCGGCCGCCGAGCCGCCCAGGCCATATTGGCCTCGCTTAAAACCACCGTTTCCACCCCCTGA